One part of the Mesomycoplasma conjunctivae genome encodes these proteins:
- a CDS encoding L-ribulose-5-phosphate 4-epimerase → MKKNKAFLIDPVELKQLQQHVYDANMLLYNYKLAIHTWGNVSAISKDRKYMVIKPSGVSYQAMQPTDMVAVDLDNNVIGGSLNPSSDTPTHTLLYKQDSRIQAIVHTHSPFAVAWAQAGSDIPALGTTHADNFYGAVPCARELSEQEINGDYEHNTGLVIIEHFQKNNIDFIATPATLVKERGPFCWSAKSATDAVNLALTLEEVAKMALYTKLINPLQKQANIFLQNKHYNRKHGKNAYYGQKK, encoded by the coding sequence ATGAAGAAAAATAAAGCTTTTTTAATCGATCCTGTTGAGCTCAAGCAACTCCAACAACATGTCTATGATGCCAATATGCTACTCTACAATTATAAATTAGCTATTCATACTTGAGGAAATGTCTCTGCAATTAGCAAAGATCGCAAATATATGGTAATTAAGCCAAGTGGAGTTTCTTATCAAGCTATGCAACCAACAGATATGGTCGCAGTTGATTTGGATAATAATGTCATCGGTGGTAGTCTCAATCCTTCTAGTGATACACCAACGCATACACTTTTGTACAAACAAGATTCAAGAATTCAAGCGATTGTGCACACTCATTCACCTTTTGCAGTTGCTTGAGCACAAGCGGGTAGTGATATTCCAGCTTTAGGTACTACCCATGCAGACAATTTTTATGGTGCAGTGCCTTGTGCCCGCGAATTAAGTGAGCAAGAAATCAATGGTGATTATGAGCACAACACAGGACTAGTAATTATTGAACATTTTCAAAAAAATAACATCGATTTTATAGCAACTCCGGCAACACTTGTCAAAGAACGCGGGCCTTTTTGCTGATCAGCAAAAAGTGCAACTGATGCTGTTAATTTGGCACTCACACTTGAAGAAGTTGCAAAAATGGCACTTTATACTAAATTAATTAACCCTTTGCAAAAGCAAGCAAATATTTTCTTGCAAAATAAACATTATAACCGTAAGCATGGGAAAAACGCTTATTATGGACAAAAAAAATAA